A stretch of the Aneurinibacillus migulanus genome encodes the following:
- a CDS encoding alpha/beta fold hydrolase, protein MKKTCQANGIELAYQEQGQGKAVVLLHGFCGSSAYWEYIIPELAKEYRVIAPDLRGHGNSAVSVGTYSMELFAEDIKQLLDHLDISKATLLGHSLGGYVTLAFADKYPERLNAFGLIHSTGLPDTDEARQNRYKGAERIGQEGIEPFINDLIPKLFAKNNLQSMKDEVEKARQIGLATKPEGAQNTLKGMAERSDRNYVIANTSLPVLLVAGADDQVISPDKTFSVEHQLMTAETLPYVGHMSMYEGPNKLNDILHKFLSPKR, encoded by the coding sequence GTGAAAAAGACATGCCAAGCAAATGGAATTGAACTCGCTTATCAGGAACAGGGTCAGGGAAAGGCTGTCGTACTGCTGCACGGATTCTGCGGCAGTTCTGCGTACTGGGAATATATCATCCCGGAGCTTGCCAAGGAATACCGGGTTATTGCACCCGACCTACGAGGCCACGGCAATAGCGCTGTCTCTGTGGGCACCTATTCCATGGAATTGTTCGCTGAAGACATCAAGCAGTTGTTGGATCACCTGGATATCTCTAAAGCAACGCTTCTCGGACATTCACTCGGCGGATATGTGACGCTTGCTTTCGCAGACAAATATCCTGAACGCTTAAACGCATTCGGTCTTATTCACTCCACCGGTCTGCCAGATACGGACGAAGCCCGGCAGAATCGATATAAAGGAGCGGAGCGAATCGGGCAAGAAGGGATCGAGCCGTTTATTAATGATTTAATCCCTAAGTTGTTTGCCAAGAACAATCTGCAATCAATGAAAGATGAAGTGGAAAAAGCGCGGCAAATCGGGCTTGCTACCAAGCCGGAAGGCGCCCAAAACACGCTGAAGGGCATGGCGGAGCGCTCAGATCGCAACTATGTCATCGCGAATACAAGCTTGCCTGTGCTACTGGTAGCTGGAGCGGATGATCAGGTAATCTCTCCGGATAAAACATTTTCAGTCGAGCACCAGTTAATGACAGCGGAAACCCTACCTTACGTCGGCCACATGA
- a CDS encoding PaaI family thioesterase — MTKQEILSQIETLSDRDIKALARTLNALSNMKENKYPFLGNFLGVVEEDSENETEFVCSMPIGREVLNPYRIVYGGITATLADMAMGWMLERRISGKDKFVTLDMNVNYHKAGTGKRLIATARVVNQAQDIWQMACDVRNDRDELVVTTTGTFLQLRRGKE; from the coding sequence ATGACAAAGCAAGAAATACTATCACAGATCGAGACGCTTTCAGATCGGGATATAAAAGCATTAGCCCGTACGTTGAACGCGCTCAGCAACATGAAAGAAAACAAATATCCCTTTCTCGGAAATTTCCTCGGAGTAGTAGAAGAAGACAGCGAGAATGAGACCGAATTTGTGTGTTCTATGCCGATTGGCCGCGAGGTGCTTAATCCATACCGTATCGTGTATGGCGGCATCACGGCGACGCTGGCCGATATGGCTATGGGCTGGATGTTGGAGAGGCGCATCTCCGGCAAAGACAAATTCGTCACGCTGGACATGAATGTAAACTACCATAAGGCTGGTACCGGTAAGCGATTAATCGCGACGGCCCGCGTCGTTAACCAGGCGCAGGATATCTGGCAGATGGCCTGCGATGTGCGTAACGATCGGGATGAGCTGGTAGTTACGACAACCGGTACCTTCTTGCAGCTACGCCGCGGAAAAGAGTAA
- a CDS encoding ArsR/SmtB family transcription factor, whose translation MKKITATNETCHISSETEAELRNTLITKPTERLAGWFKGLADANRVKIAYLLTRHEELCVHDIARLVGISVANASHHLRLMRSLGVTKTKKKGTTVFYSLADQHVHTIVLLGMEHMEEGI comes from the coding sequence ATGAAGAAGATTACCGCCACTAACGAAACGTGCCATATCTCTTCGGAAACCGAAGCGGAATTACGAAATACACTCATCACCAAACCGACGGAAAGGCTCGCTGGATGGTTCAAAGGACTGGCGGATGCTAATCGCGTAAAAATCGCTTATCTACTGACCCGTCACGAAGAATTATGCGTACACGACATCGCGCGTCTGGTCGGTATCTCCGTCGCAAACGCATCCCACCACCTTCGCTTGATGCGATCGCTCGGTGTGACCAAAACAAAGAAAAAAGGAACGACTGTATTCTACTCTCTTGCCGACCAGCATGTTCATACTATCGTGTTATTGGGTATGGAACATATGGAGGAAGGGATATAG
- a CDS encoding cation diffusion facilitator family transporter → MGGHHHGHTHHHDHGHHGKNTNQKVLFLAFLLITGFMIVEFIGGILSNSLALLSDAGHMLSDSASLFLSVLAMWLASKPATATKTYGYKRTEILAALLNGITLAVISIYIFIEAYRRFFTPEPIASGSMLTIAVIGLAVNIIAAWMLMRGGDTSDNLNVRSAFLHVIGDMLGSVGAIIAAVLIWQFGWTIADPIASVVVAVLVILSAWRVIRDSVNVLMEGVPAGIDIDEVREAVLAIDGVTAIHDLHVWTVTSGFPSLSCHLVIRNMEQSGEVLRKANHLFKERFHIAHTTIQIEDPDMCQEGDMCDEEDYRH, encoded by the coding sequence ATGGGCGGACATCATCATGGGCATACGCATCATCATGATCACGGGCATCATGGAAAAAATACGAACCAGAAGGTATTGTTTCTCGCTTTTTTGCTGATTACGGGATTTATGATTGTGGAGTTTATCGGTGGTATCCTTAGCAATAGTCTGGCCCTTCTCTCTGATGCCGGACATATGCTGAGCGACTCAGCTTCGCTTTTCCTAAGTGTGCTGGCAATGTGGCTTGCCTCTAAGCCTGCCACCGCTACGAAGACATACGGGTACAAAAGAACGGAGATTCTCGCAGCCTTGCTGAACGGTATTACGCTTGCTGTTATTTCGATTTACATTTTCATTGAAGCATACCGGCGCTTTTTCACACCTGAACCGATAGCAAGCGGCAGTATGCTGACGATTGCAGTCATCGGCCTTGCGGTTAATATTATTGCGGCATGGATGCTTATGCGTGGAGGAGATACATCGGATAACCTGAACGTCCGCAGCGCATTTCTGCACGTTATCGGAGATATGCTGGGTTCAGTTGGTGCCATCATAGCGGCCGTGCTCATCTGGCAATTCGGCTGGACGATAGCTGATCCGATTGCCAGTGTTGTCGTTGCGGTACTCGTCATTCTCTCGGCATGGCGTGTCATTCGCGATTCGGTAAATGTACTAATGGAAGGTGTTCCGGCGGGCATCGATATCGACGAAGTACGAGAGGCGGTGCTTGCCATCGACGGTGTCACCGCCATACACGATTTACACGTATGGACCGTTACGTCGGGCTTTCCTTCACTAAGTTGCCATCTTGTTATACGAAACATGGAACAATCCGGAGAGGTGCTACGCAAAGCCAATCACCTGTTTAAGGAACGGTTCCATATTGCCCACACCACAATCCAAATTGAAGATCCGGATATGTGCCAGGAAGGAGATATGTGTGATGAAGAAGATTACCGCCACTAA
- a CDS encoding lmo0937 family membrane protein, which translates to MGILRTVILVVLALWLIGLLFKVAGGLIHILLLIAGVLFIIDLVTGRRGKV; encoded by the coding sequence ATGGGAATTTTACGTACGGTTATCCTCGTTGTTCTTGCACTGTGGCTTATCGGCCTTCTGTTTAAAGTAGCCGGAGGATTGATTCACATTCTACTGTTGATTGCCGGCGTGCTCTTCATTATTGACCTAGTAACCGGCAGACGAGGTAAAGTCTAG
- a CDS encoding YlaF family protein, with protein sequence MTKYQKQSLFIAILGVACFVGVGISVGERNTLLSAIFLVAAVFVIGFGFMLKSKRRKDGTL encoded by the coding sequence ATGACTAAGTACCAGAAACAATCACTGTTTATTGCGATCCTTGGCGTGGCATGTTTTGTCGGCGTCGGGATTTCCGTGGGAGAGCGCAACACCCTTTTATCCGCTATCTTTCTTGTCGCGGCCGTTTTCGTCATCGGATTCGGCTTCATGTTGAAAAGCAAACGAAGAAAAGACGGAACGTTATAA
- a CDS encoding methyl-accepting chemotaxis protein: MFGKNEMKSYRYFTGSSHSGIEANERLQEKLDFLGISHIHKETVRRLKQIYMEHSEDIIHQFYARLHTFPELYRIMEKHFGDEKLKQTFHTYMVNLLEDELDLSSVFRRRAVTEAYARSGLTPDWLLSVFSLLSQLFIPCIIRSLKRKPTEMTDAILAYESIIALEQQIIMETYMELQANRFISGLSEIISYNAEIDEVRDLLRYQERQAEDSLAVSAAMQELNAGIEEVSNSVASVAHDSKETLEKLDKGFHALDTMIDSLGQIDAEQAKVASHVNELHTRVNNMGKVMDVIKGIAEQTNMLALNASIEAARAGEYGRGFSVVADEVRKLADHTKQSVTTITDDMHGLYEITQDIASLVQDSSARLHRGAENSHRVVDDLTHVNDVLQKLGEHFEEIAAIIEQQAASTDDITIRNHSIAEAVEKGVEIGHRTGEAVYHLSKMIDQYRVDFISVNLKISQEDLLQLAITDHLLWRWKIYNLLLGFEKIDEKTIASHTDCRLGKWYYGTAKRLFGDTEAYRSIEAPHIRVHELAKEAAQAYNEGNKNRAEECLQELAHASEAVIATLETMKQNIIRQKEKYQG; encoded by the coding sequence ATGTTTGGGAAAAATGAAATGAAATCATACCGTTATTTCACGGGGTCTTCGCATTCGGGCATTGAAGCAAATGAACGGCTGCAGGAGAAGCTGGACTTTCTCGGTATTTCACACATTCATAAAGAAACGGTTCGCCGATTGAAACAAATCTATATGGAGCACAGTGAGGATATTATTCACCAATTCTATGCTAGGCTACACACGTTTCCCGAGCTTTATCGCATCATGGAGAAGCATTTCGGCGATGAAAAGCTAAAGCAAACGTTTCACACATATATGGTAAATTTGCTTGAAGATGAGTTGGATTTGTCTTCTGTGTTTCGCCGTCGCGCCGTAACCGAAGCGTACGCCCGCAGCGGATTGACCCCAGACTGGCTCTTATCGGTGTTCAGCCTGCTAAGTCAGCTGTTCATTCCTTGTATCATCCGATCGTTAAAGCGGAAGCCGACGGAAATGACCGATGCAATTCTGGCCTATGAAAGCATAATCGCGCTTGAGCAGCAGATTATTATGGAGACGTATATGGAACTACAGGCTAACCGGTTCATTAGCGGATTGTCAGAGATTATCTCCTACAATGCAGAAATCGATGAAGTACGGGACTTGCTCCGCTATCAGGAGCGGCAGGCAGAGGATTCATTGGCTGTCAGTGCCGCAATGCAAGAGCTGAATGCCGGGATCGAAGAAGTGTCCAATTCCGTTGCCAGCGTCGCTCATGATTCTAAGGAGACGCTGGAAAAGCTGGATAAAGGCTTTCATGCGCTCGATACGATGATTGATTCCCTAGGTCAGATTGATGCAGAACAGGCCAAAGTCGCTTCACACGTAAACGAGCTTCATACACGCGTCAATAATATGGGCAAGGTTATGGACGTGATTAAAGGCATCGCTGAACAGACGAATATGCTGGCACTCAACGCCTCGATTGAAGCGGCGCGTGCAGGCGAGTATGGGAGAGGCTTCTCTGTGGTAGCGGATGAGGTTCGCAAGCTTGCCGACCATACGAAGCAATCGGTGACAACGATTACGGATGACATGCACGGGCTATATGAGATTACGCAGGATATCGCTTCGCTTGTGCAGGATTCTTCTGCACGTTTGCACCGTGGAGCGGAGAATTCACATAGAGTGGTAGATGATTTGACGCATGTTAATGATGTCTTGCAGAAGCTTGGTGAGCACTTCGAGGAAATCGCCGCCATCATCGAGCAGCAGGCCGCATCTACCGACGATATTACGATACGCAACCACAGCATCGCCGAAGCAGTGGAGAAAGGGGTAGAGATTGGGCATCGCACAGGCGAAGCAGTATATCATCTCAGTAAAATGATCGATCAGTACCGCGTAGACTTCATCTCGGTTAACCTGAAGATAAGCCAGGAGGATTTGCTGCAACTGGCGATTACTGACCATTTGTTGTGGCGTTGGAAAATCTACAACCTGCTGCTTGGTTTTGAGAAAATCGACGAAAAAACAATTGCCTCCCACACAGACTGCCGTCTCGGCAAATGGTATTACGGTACAGCCAAGCGGCTATTCGGCGATACGGAAGCGTACCGCAGCATTGAAGCGCCGCACATTCGGGTGCACGAGCTGGCGAAGGAAGCCGCACAGGCATACAATGAGGGCAATAAAAACAGGGCTGAGGAATGCCTGCAAGAGCTAGCACATGCGTCTGAGGCAGTAATTGCGACTCTTGAGACGATGAAGCAGAATATCATTCGTCAGAAAGAAAAATACCAGGGCTAG
- the rlmD gene encoding 23S rRNA (uracil(1939)-C(5))-methyltransferase RlmD yields the protein MNKKYTGKKGTYVQLKIGQEILLTIKRIGINGEGIGYYKRKAVFVPGALPEEVVEVKITKVQSTFAEGRVKKIKQASDLRQAPSCPVYNECGGCQMQHMTYEGQLKAKEDIVRGAFEKYTDIGELPLRPILGMEEPWSYRNKAQLQAGTQGDRIITGLYAADSHQLIDIGDCPIQHPETNEMIAAAREVLELLSIPVYNERKRTGVIRTIIARVGFETGEQQLILVTAEEKLPRKKEIITELRMRLPKLTSINQNINKQKTSLIFGDKTETLWGKETIDESLGDVKFSLSPRAFFQLNPAQTLKLYNSAREAAGLTGEELVVDAYCGVGTISLWLAPDAKRVRGIEVIPEAIEDAKRNAEKSGIANAEFYVGKAEELLPKWVKQGERPDVVVVDPPRVGCDKALLDAVLKAKPKRFVYVSCNPSTLARDVAHLLKEYRLEWVQPVDMFPHTSHVESVASLIYKGSK from the coding sequence ATGAATAAGAAATACACAGGAAAAAAAGGAACCTATGTGCAGTTGAAAATCGGACAGGAGATTCTACTGACGATAAAGCGTATCGGCATCAACGGCGAAGGTATCGGTTATTACAAACGTAAAGCTGTATTCGTACCAGGTGCTCTGCCTGAAGAAGTCGTGGAGGTAAAGATCACGAAAGTGCAGTCTACATTCGCTGAAGGAAGAGTGAAAAAAATAAAGCAAGCGTCAGACTTGCGACAGGCGCCTTCCTGTCCGGTATACAATGAATGCGGCGGCTGCCAAATGCAGCACATGACCTATGAAGGTCAATTGAAAGCTAAAGAGGACATCGTACGCGGCGCATTCGAGAAATATACTGATATTGGAGAACTGCCACTGCGCCCCATCCTTGGCATGGAGGAGCCGTGGAGTTACCGCAATAAAGCCCAGCTTCAAGCCGGAACCCAGGGCGATCGCATCATTACTGGTCTGTATGCGGCGGATAGCCACCAGCTTATAGACATTGGAGACTGTCCGATTCAGCATCCAGAGACGAACGAGATGATCGCCGCGGCGCGGGAAGTTTTGGAATTGCTGTCGATCCCCGTATATAACGAGCGTAAGCGGACAGGAGTTATCCGGACGATTATCGCGCGTGTCGGCTTCGAAACCGGCGAGCAGCAGCTTATCCTGGTAACCGCAGAAGAGAAGCTGCCGCGTAAAAAAGAAATCATCACTGAACTGCGGATGCGTTTGCCGAAGCTAACTAGCATCAACCAGAATATCAATAAGCAGAAGACGTCGCTTATTTTTGGCGATAAAACGGAGACATTATGGGGGAAGGAAACAATTGATGAATCGCTGGGCGATGTGAAGTTCTCGCTGTCGCCGCGCGCGTTCTTTCAGTTGAACCCGGCCCAGACACTTAAGTTGTACAATTCAGCGAGGGAAGCGGCCGGACTGACCGGGGAAGAACTCGTTGTGGACGCGTACTGTGGCGTAGGCACGATCTCGCTCTGGCTTGCTCCTGATGCGAAGCGGGTACGTGGTATTGAAGTGATACCGGAAGCGATTGAAGATGCGAAGCGAAATGCAGAGAAGAGCGGGATTGCGAACGCGGAATTCTATGTTGGCAAGGCGGAGGAGCTGCTGCCAAAATGGGTGAAACAGGGCGAGCGGCCAGACGTTGTCGTGGTAGACCCGCCGCGCGTCGGGTGTGATAAGGCGCTGCTGGATGCGGTTCTGAAAGCAAAGCCGAAGCGGTTCGTGTATGTGTCCTGTAATCCTTCGACCCTGGCCCGTGATGTGGCGCATTTGCTGAAGGAGTATCGGTTGGAGTGGGTGCAGCCAGTAGATATGTTTCCGCATACGAGTCATGTGGAATCCGTTGCATCTTTGATTTATAAGGGTTCTAAATAA
- a CDS encoding site-specific integrase, whose protein sequence is MLEEMREYYLYKMKERDKIEDRWQDGKYSFVFCHPDGKAFHQERPYLWFRNFIKKNNLRYIRFHDLRHISATLLINQGVHAKIISERLGHGNISTTMNIYGHALRSADQSAADKFETILTSKQGRE, encoded by the coding sequence ATGCTAGAAGAAATGAGGGAATATTATTTATATAAAATGAAGGAACGTGATAAAATTGAAGATAGATGGCAAGATGGTAAATACTCCTTTGTATTCTGCCATCCGGATGGTAAAGCATTTCATCAGGAACGACCCTACTTGTGGTTCCGTAACTTTATCAAGAAGAATAATTTGAGATACATTCGTTTTCACGATCTTCGTCACATTTCAGCTACGCTGTTGATAAACCAAGGTGTTCACGCTAAGATCATCTCGGAACGTCTTGGACACGGCAATATCAGTACGACGATGAACATTTATGGACATGCCTTACGGTCCGCTGATCAATCTGCCGCTGATAAATTTGAAACCATTTTAACAAGTAAACAGGGACGTGAATAA
- a CDS encoding tyrosine-type recombinase/integrase, which produces MVTLALTTGLRRGELLGLEWKHIDLNTGAINVVQSVSMSPGGVAHRSTRSAR; this is translated from the coding sequence ATGGTAACCTTAGCCCTCACGACAGGACTAAGACGAGGCGAATTATTAGGTTTAGAGTGGAAGCATATCGACTTGAATACTGGTGCTATTAATGTAGTACAAAGCGTCTCAATGTCTCCGGGAGGTGTCGCTCACCGAAGCACTCGAAGCGCAAGGTAG
- a CDS encoding tyrosine-type recombinase/integrase — protein sequence MKDYLQNELIKFKIEVEVGEYITPEKMTSEAFVKKWGTKHASTHLAEKTLYTYQSNSKNRISPIFCHLRLDQIKPLHIVSFIDSLSKEGTLQGFRKEILSTSTIEIHHRILKNIFSRAVEWKLIKQNPIAGIKKPAVKLKEIIPYDETEVKELLLAL from the coding sequence TTGAAAGACTATCTACAAAATGAATTGATAAAGTTCAAGATCGAGGTAGAGGTCGGGGAATACATCACACCAGAAAAAATGACTTCCGAAGCATTTGTTAAAAAATGGGGAACTAAGCATGCCTCAACGCATTTAGCAGAGAAAACGTTATATACTTATCAGTCTAACTCAAAAAATAGAATATCACCTATATTCTGTCACTTGAGATTAGATCAAATAAAACCACTTCATATTGTGAGCTTTATCGACTCATTATCTAAGGAAGGCACACTCCAAGGCTTCAGGAAAGAGATTTTGTCGACTAGCACGATTGAGATTCACCACCGAATACTCAAAAACATTTTTTCTCGGGCTGTTGAATGGAAGCTAATCAAACAAAACCCAATTGCTGGTATTAAGAAACCTGCCGTTAAGCTCAAGGAAATAATCCCTTACGATGAGACCGAAGTTAAGGAACTGCTGCTTGCTTTGTAG
- a CDS encoding zinc metallopeptidase, with product MPQSLGYELIGDTQLGRWLKEKLLQLAKQERINVEYGDTGRASGYYVPSTHTIRLSSSHASADEECMVFLHEVIHAFRHAKGFKYTRERRDDAEVIVEGTAFMVAAFYGLEVDNYSFTYIAS from the coding sequence GTGCCACAGAGTCTGGGGTATGAGCTGATTGGTGATACACAACTGGGACGATGGTTAAAAGAAAAGCTGCTCCAATTAGCCAAGCAGGAACGAATTAATGTGGAGTATGGAGATACCGGACGTGCGAGTGGATACTATGTTCCAAGTACTCATACTATTCGGCTCTCTTCTTCTCATGCTTCAGCGGATGAGGAGTGTATGGTATTTCTCCATGAAGTGATTCATGCGTTTCGTCATGCCAAAGGCTTCAAGTATACAAGAGAAAGAAGAGATGATGCAGAGGTTATTGTGGAGGGAACGGCTTTTATGGTGGCTGCTTTTTATGGATTAGAGGTGGATAACTATTCGTTTACGTATATTGCATCCTAG
- a CDS encoding COG3415 family protein: MTRLKITETHSWTVRALRKQERKVKDVTLRQHMAIRLVMEGYLGKEVATMLNLHRQSVSTYISTFNEGVLDLVLERKFPPGKEPYLNEQ, translated from the coding sequence ATGACCCGATTAAAAATTACAGAAACCCACAGTTGGACAGTTCGAGCCCTTCGTAAGCAAGAACGAAAAGTAAAGGATGTTACCTTACGGCAGCACATGGCTATTCGTCTTGTTATGGAAGGCTATCTAGGCAAAGAAGTAGCGACGATGCTCAATCTTCATCGTCAATCCGTCTCAACCTATATTTCCACTTTTAATGAAGGCGTTTTGGATTTGGTACTAGAACGTAAGTTCCCACCCGGAAAAGAACCGTATTTAAATGAGCAATAG
- a CDS encoding HEAT repeat domain-containing protein, translating into MDLLLEGILSNNMNERNKAIEKIIMEKPVKLKSDLLQIALEGPTYAKLGALKSYGNIISKDEIGTILEFTKNKNWHMRLEALKCIANLMGKDSLKILKPFLEDKAYGVRSEVELIISNFKK; encoded by the coding sequence ATGGATTTATTATTAGAAGGCATCTTATCAAATAATATGAATGAACGGAATAAAGCGATAGAAAAAATAATTATGGAGAAACCGGTAAAACTAAAGAGTGATTTGTTACAGATTGCTTTAGAAGGACCAACATATGCAAAGTTAGGTGCTCTAAAATCATATGGAAATATTATTTCAAAAGACGAAATTGGGACCATTTTGGAATTTACAAAGAATAAAAATTGGCATATGAGGTTAGAGGCATTAAAGTGTATTGCTAATTTAATGGGGAAAGACTCACTTAAAATACTAAAACCGTTTTTAGAAGATAAAGCATACGGTGTAAGAAGTGAAGTGGAATTAATAATATCTAATTTTAAAAAGTAA
- a CDS encoding site-specific DNA-methyltransferase, whose translation MNEEIEKIKEIVLDERLVELKKNYPQFFDKQNQFQIDKFAEFIGQAGGEINREGFSLNFLGKEYAKLQVDAPTNTVVTPDVKTNFDEVNKDSENIYIVGDNLNVLKHLRNSYSGSIKLIYIDPPYNTGKGDFTYPDNFEFTKEKLVKILGDEDKAEKIFDLQGKSSHSAWLTFMFPRLSLAHKLLKKDGVIVISIDENEYANLKLLCDDIFGEANKLPTFIWQNKKGGGNDSTHVAEETEYILAYARDISELPPLFEVYSSEYLKRYKEEDDIGKYYWDTFKRKSGKQYYPIKAPDGTILEYDENGNKISWLRSEKRFKSDLEIGDVKFVNNNGNWNIHFKQRLPKGKKPRNLLVLTENGTTSDGSEEILNYFGAEVFTNPKPTSLIKYFIEILTGNQDTVLDFFSGSGTTADALFQVNAETNGDRKFILVQLPEPTKEDSNARKKGYESIDELGRERIRKAAEEICKKSNTHIDLGFKTYFIHERPTKALEEIEEFGNDGVVQETLGISVAHYVDKYAYRDASGRETLVTTWLLDDGEGLGIEAENVKFLDYTGYKRGKRLYLIDEGFTSDNVVELLRQIDSKELVVSNVTVYAHSMNFEEMRELDIALRTRAGISLEKRY comes from the coding sequence ATGAATGAAGAGATTGAAAAAATAAAAGAGATTGTTCTTGACGAAAGACTAGTGGAGTTAAAAAAAAATTACCCTCAGTTTTTTGACAAACAAAATCAATTTCAAATTGATAAATTTGCAGAATTCATCGGACAAGCTGGAGGGGAAATAAATCGTGAAGGCTTTTCATTGAATTTCTTAGGGAAAGAGTATGCCAAACTTCAAGTGGATGCACCTACTAATACAGTTGTAACTCCTGATGTAAAAACAAACTTCGATGAGGTTAATAAAGATAGTGAAAACATTTACATAGTTGGAGACAATCTTAATGTGTTGAAACATTTGCGTAACTCGTATTCAGGTAGTATTAAATTGATTTATATAGATCCCCCTTATAATACTGGAAAAGGAGATTTCACTTATCCTGATAATTTTGAGTTTACTAAGGAAAAATTAGTGAAAATACTTGGTGATGAGGATAAAGCAGAAAAAATTTTTGATTTACAAGGAAAATCAAGTCATTCGGCATGGTTAACATTCATGTTTCCAAGACTTTCACTCGCCCATAAACTATTGAAAAAGGATGGGGTAATTGTAATTTCGATTGATGAAAATGAATATGCAAATTTAAAGCTTCTGTGTGATGACATTTTTGGTGAAGCAAATAAGCTTCCTACATTCATTTGGCAAAATAAAAAAGGAGGCGGTAACGACTCAACTCACGTGGCAGAAGAAACAGAGTATATTTTGGCTTATGCACGTGATATTTCAGAATTACCCCCTCTTTTCGAAGTTTATTCAAGCGAATACCTCAAACGTTATAAAGAGGAAGACGATATAGGTAAATATTATTGGGATACGTTCAAGAGAAAATCTGGTAAACAATATTATCCAATTAAAGCTCCTGATGGAACTATCCTTGAATATGATGAAAATGGAAATAAAATTAGTTGGCTTCGTTCTGAAAAACGTTTCAAATCTGATCTAGAAATTGGAGACGTGAAATTTGTAAATAATAATGGAAATTGGAACATTCATTTTAAACAACGTCTTCCAAAGGGGAAGAAACCAAGAAATTTGTTAGTTTTAACTGAAAATGGGACAACCTCAGATGGAAGTGAGGAAATTCTCAATTATTTTGGGGCAGAAGTTTTTACTAACCCGAAACCAACTTCCTTAATAAAATATTTTATCGAAATTCTAACTGGAAACCAGGATACTGTTTTGGACTTTTTCTCAGGTTCTGGAACAACAGCCGATGCCTTATTTCAAGTTAATGCGGAAACAAATGGCGATAGAAAATTTATTTTAGTTCAATTACCTGAACCGACAAAAGAAGATTCAAACGCTCGCAAAAAGGGTTATGAGTCTATTGATGAACTAGGTCGGGAACGGATTCGTAAGGCTGCCGAAGAAATATGTAAAAAAAGTAACACACATATTGATTTGGGCTTTAAAACGTATTTTATTCATGAACGACCAACAAAAGCTCTAGAGGAAATTGAAGAATTTGGTAATGATGGTGTAGTACAAGAAACACTCGGTATATCCGTTGCACATTACGTTGACAAATATGCTTATCGTGATGCTAGCGGTCGTGAAACCTTGGTTACAACTTGGCTCTTAGATGATGGAGAGGGATTAGGAATTGAGGCTGAGAATGTTAAATTCTTAGACTATACAGGGTATAAACGCGGTAAACGTTTGTATCTAATTGACGAGGGGTTCACATCTGATAATGTAGTTGAATTATTACGTCAAATTGATTCGAAAGAACTTGTAGTAAGTAATGTAACAGTTTATGCACACTCTATGAATTTCGAAGAAATGCGAGAACTAGATATAGCGTTACGAACAAGAGCAGGCATTTCGTTAGAAAAGAGGTATTGA